In Providencia sneebia DSM 19967, one DNA window encodes the following:
- a CDS encoding AraC family transcriptional regulator, giving the protein MLLPELHYRQYSEDVISHQHDGHWQIVFALSGQMEINMHRQHFLLNGGHGVVIAPSVDHAFSGQSGNQNYVLEMPATSQWAIDEKMTSFSLTPAAMGLLSWLKQFPQPAEHHFTLARLLLAQLKPENHWLDVLTCWINARLHLPISCQDIANACCMSVSTLQRKIKAETQLTAMQFLLRKRMEAASHLLNGANSVEQIALAVGYESHSAFSQAFRQFYGKTPIEYRAQMAKSRLDFK; this is encoded by the coding sequence ATGTGATTTCTCATCAACATGATGGGCATTGGCAAATTGTCTTTGCATTATCCGGTCAAATGGAAATTAATATGCATCGCCAACATTTTTTATTAAATGGTGGGCATGGCGTGGTGATCGCTCCGAGTGTAGATCATGCATTCAGTGGGCAATCAGGTAATCAAAACTATGTATTAGAAATGCCAGCAACATCACAATGGGCGATTGATGAAAAAATGACATCATTCTCATTAACACCTGCCGCGATGGGTTTATTAAGTTGGCTGAAACAGTTTCCACAGCCAGCTGAGCACCATTTTACACTCGCTCGTTTGTTGTTAGCTCAATTAAAACCTGAAAATCACTGGTTAGATGTTTTAACTTGCTGGATAAATGCGCGATTACATTTACCTATTAGTTGCCAAGATATTGCAAATGCTTGTTGTATGTCAGTGAGTACTCTGCAGCGTAAAATAAAAGCTGAAACTCAATTAACGGCAATGCAATTTTTATTACGTAAGAGAATGGAAGCTGCTAGCCATTTATTAAACGGTGCAAATTCGGTTGAACAAATTGCATTGGCCGTCGGTTATGAATCCCATTCTGCATTTAGCCAAGCATTCCGTCAATTTTACGGTAAAACACCGATAGAATATCGTGCTCAGATGGCAAAGAGCAGGTTAGACTTTAAGTGA
- a CDS encoding DUF1992 domain-containing protein, producing the protein MSAIDDWAERHIQEALNKGELNNLKGEGQPLLLDDDSQIPAELRAGYRILKNSGYLPPELQQRKDALSLAEMLKGLSHDDPNYQPLCKQLALLELKLKQANVNTDFLYSHYENQINQHFKSK; encoded by the coding sequence ATGTCAGCCATTGATGATTGGGCAGAACGTCATATTCAAGAAGCGCTCAACAAAGGTGAATTAAATAATCTAAAAGGGGAAGGTCAGCCTCTTTTATTAGATGACGACAGCCAAATTCCAGCAGAACTTCGTGCAGGTTATCGTATTCTTAAAAATTCAGGTTATTTACCTCCTGAATTACAACAACGGAAAGACGCACTTTCATTAGCTGAAATGTTAAAAGGCTTATCACATGATGATCCTAATTATCAGCCACTTTGCAAGCAATTAGCGTTATTAGAATTGAAGCTCAAACAAGCCAATGTGAATACTGATTTTCTTTATAGTCATTATGAAAATCAGATTAACCAACATTTTAAATCTAAATAA